One genomic segment of Cinclus cinclus chromosome 33, bCinCin1.1, whole genome shotgun sequence includes these proteins:
- the LOC134055564 gene encoding serine/threonine-protein kinase pim-3-like: MERKGSGAAPGVRGAWHRAEKATEKRKNGHGDKRPQGFSCSCSSSGSSGSSGSSGESSDFVNPLDLLSLSRSPTASLSLRFPVSPSSPSLPLPVPSRLMPPARPRPRAGLPRPRPRPRPSCRGLSSARLWLYWQWRCWAGISAWCGIASLWLRLPRPRPRPRPRPRPRPRPRPRPRPRLLPEPAERTQGAAAPAASVGASPARAPPLGSAAAGPEPPLSRSKERTPGAARPGTAEGRSGPVSGPGPSADSRVSPAGKVEHGIKERYQLGSLMGRGGFGSVWAATRLSDGAPVAIKRVPRNRVRHWGELPDGTRAPMEIVLLDKVSTGFPGVVQLLEWLELPSDILMVLERPERCQDLRHFIRARGFLSEEVARQLFRQVLEAVQHCTSCGVLHRDVKPENILVDLASGQAKLIDFGCGTYLQDTAYTHFAGTRSYSPPEWTRFGWYYGKPATIWSLGILLHQMVCGKHPFRRGRNISWNHQLSLPQRLSQDCQDLIKRCLSMLDIERPSLEDLLCDPWMQQIHEVFQVGSSVDQEVLGTSCGVDGPCAWRRLRTSFGTSFSASSDGMRALLQLSTGPESAKGEMV, translated from the exons gcagcagcggcagcagcggcgaATCAAGCGACTTTGTCAACCCTCTggatctcctctccctctcccgcagtcccacagcctctctcagtCTCCGTTTCCCGgtgtctccctcctctcccagtctcccTCTCCCCGTTCCGAGCCGGCTCATGCCCCCAGCCCGCCCTCGGCCCCGGGCGGGGcttccccgtccccgtccccgtccccggcCGTCCTGCCGCGGTCTCTCCTCCGCCCGGCTCTGGCTGTACTGGCAGTGGCGCTGCTGGGCGGGGATCAGTGCCTGGTGCGGCATCGCCTCCCTTTGGCTccgcctgccccggccccggccccggccccggccccggccccggccccggccccggccccggccccggccccggcc CCGGCTGCTCCCGGAGCCCGCAGAGCGCACAcagggcgcggccgctcccgccgcctccgttggggcttccccggcccgagctccgccgctcggcagcgcggccgctgGCCCCGAGCCGCCGCTGTCGCGTTCCAAAGAGCGAACGCCAGGGGcagcccggcccgggacggctGAGGGGCGCTCGGGGCCCGTgtctggccccgggccgagcgctgacagcCGCGTCTCGCCGGCAGGGAAGGTGGAGCACGGCATTAAGGAGCGCTACCAGCTCGGTTCGCTGATGGGgcgcggcggcttcggcagcgtctggGCGGCGACGCGGCTCtcggacggcgccccg gtggccatcaaaaggGTGCCACGGAACCGCGTCCGACACTGGggtgagctg cccgaCGGCACCAGAGcaccaatggagatcgtgctcctggacaaggtgtccactggctTCCCTGGTgttgtccagctgctggagtggcttgAGCTCCCCAGCGACATCCTGATGGTGCTGGAGCGCCCGGAGCGGTGTCAGGACCTCCGTCATTTCATTCGGGCACGGGGGTTCCTGTCCGAGGAGGTGGCGCGGcagctgttccgccaggtgctggaggccgtgcagcactgcaccagctgcGGAGTCCTGCACAGGGACGTCAAACCAGAGAACATCCTCGTTGACCTGGCCAGCGGGCAGGCAAAACTGATTgattttggctgtggcacctacctgcaggacacagcctacACTCactttgcag gaacacggtcctacagccccccggAATGGACCCGCTTTGGCTGGTACTATGGCAAGCCAGctaccatctggtccctgggcatcctgctgcacCAGATGGTCTGTGGGAAGCACCCTTTCAGGAGGGGCCGGAACATCAGCTGGAACCATCAGCTCTCACTGCCACAacggctctctcaag aCTGCCAAGATCTGATCAAAAGGTGTTTATCCATGCTCGACATAGAAAGGCCCTCATTAGAAGACCTGCTTTGTgacccttggatgcagcaaattcac gaagtgttccaggtggggtcCAGTGTGGATCAGGAGGTGCTTGGGACCAGCTGCGGTGTGGACGGGCCGTGcgcttggagaaggctgaggacatcgTTTGGGACCAGCTTTTCTGCCAGCAGCGATGGCATGAG ggctctgctgcagctcagcaccggGCCTGAATCAGCTAAAGGAGAAATGGtgtga